A region from the Streptomyces lydicus genome encodes:
- a CDS encoding protein spdB — MRAKTVLPAVAMTAVSMVLTLAVVVMWLGTAVPWLIALVVGLGIDGGWLATLAYERRLAVQGDHSRAVTAVGWCFGLLATGVLVAHAVTADQSAGAWLAVAWLPIAAKALWLVHGLWERTALTPRALESIRGIQQEARDDAAVARARLCAEAATEETRLTAVTGAGARVARVQAETAKTLSAAWSTLETTRASEETGKALTSVTTPVTPGVTPRWDLPVWGPSEPVGSPALEAAPALTDDALDAVVDEIRTSRTPPLSYREMAARFRTAGHSASEVRLRAAWKRVAA; from the coding sequence ATGAGGGCTAAGACCGTTCTTCCCGCCGTAGCGATGACGGCGGTGTCCATGGTGCTCACCCTGGCCGTGGTCGTGATGTGGCTGGGTACGGCCGTGCCGTGGCTGATTGCGCTGGTTGTCGGTCTGGGGATCGACGGCGGCTGGCTGGCCACCCTCGCCTACGAGCGGCGGCTCGCCGTGCAGGGCGACCACTCCCGTGCGGTGACCGCCGTGGGCTGGTGCTTCGGACTGCTGGCGACCGGTGTCCTGGTCGCTCACGCGGTCACCGCTGACCAGTCCGCCGGCGCGTGGCTGGCCGTGGCGTGGCTGCCGATCGCTGCCAAGGCTCTCTGGCTGGTCCACGGGCTGTGGGAGCGCACGGCACTCACCCCGAGGGCACTGGAGTCGATCCGGGGTATCCAGCAGGAGGCCCGGGACGATGCGGCCGTGGCGCGCGCCCGGCTCTGTGCTGAAGCGGCCACGGAGGAGACCCGGCTGACGGCCGTGACGGGGGCCGGGGCACGCGTCGCACGCGTCCAGGCCGAGACCGCCAAGACGCTCTCCGCGGCGTGGTCGACGCTGGAGACGACGCGGGCGAGCGAGGAGACCGGCAAGGCGCTGACCAGCGTGACGACCCCCGTCACGCCCGGCGTCACACCCCGCTGGGACCTGCCCGTGTGGGGTCCGTCCGAGCCGGTCGGGTCTCCCGCCCTGGAGGCGGCACCCGCCCTCACCGATGACGCGCTGGACGCGGTGGTGGACGAGATCCGCACCAGCCGGACCCCGCCCTTGTCCTACCGGGAGATGGCCGCCCGGTTCCGGACGGCCGGCCACTCCGCCTCCGAGGTCCGTCTGCGGGCCGCGTGGAAGCGTGTGGCCGCGTGA
- a CDS encoding HAD family hydrolase, translating to MGSSTLAEIATATSGVLFDFDGPICEVFAGRPAADVARELSKVVTRHDATLGGKSGSIDDPMEILRLATQGGEPVIRAIEESLTKAEVLAVKVAGPPVPGAVAALEAAHSSGRKVAVVSNNSTDCVRAFLMLHGLRHLVHEVIGRAVYRPDLMKPDPHSLLLAAERLRVQPHHCTLIGDSVTDVEAARAAGAMSVGFANKPHKVRALATAGADAVVTDMATVAAALANFD from the coding sequence ATGGGAAGTAGCACGCTCGCCGAGATCGCCACAGCCACCAGCGGAGTCCTGTTCGACTTCGACGGGCCGATCTGCGAGGTGTTCGCGGGGCGGCCGGCCGCCGATGTTGCGCGGGAACTCTCGAAAGTCGTGACCCGGCACGACGCGACACTTGGCGGCAAGTCGGGCAGCATCGACGACCCCATGGAGATCCTGCGCCTTGCCACGCAGGGCGGGGAGCCAGTCATCCGGGCAATCGAGGAATCACTGACCAAAGCCGAGGTGTTGGCCGTCAAGGTCGCCGGCCCGCCCGTCCCCGGTGCGGTCGCTGCTCTGGAAGCGGCGCACTCGTCCGGGCGAAAGGTCGCGGTGGTCAGTAACAATTCCACGGACTGCGTACGGGCTTTCCTGATGCTGCACGGCCTGCGTCACCTGGTGCACGAGGTCATTGGACGCGCCGTCTATCGGCCCGACCTGATGAAGCCTGACCCGCATTCGCTGTTGCTCGCCGCCGAACGGCTTCGCGTGCAGCCCCATCACTGCACACTCATCGGGGACTCGGTGACAGACGTCGAAGCTGCTCGCGCTGCTGGAGCGATGTCCGTCGGCTTCGCCAACAAGCCGCACAAGGTCCGTGCCCTGGCTACGGCAGGGGCCGATGCAGTGGTCACCGACATGGCTACGGTGGCCGCAGCTCTGGCGAACTTCGACTAA
- a CDS encoding APC family permease: MTSPSTAGSDSATGTRHLHRAVGFWGLMFISLGSIIGSGWLLGALTTAVIAGPASLISWVLASTMLAVLALAHAELGATYPIAGGTARFPFFAFGPLVGFTAGWMSWLRSVLISPIEVEATLSYMDRIGWVHDRVHVLHPNGTLTAAGLLIASVFMLIFTLINVLGVRLLSGINSVTAVVKTAVPLLTVVVLMTLSFHGSNFTAGGGFAPHGAHGVFAALPAGVVFALLGFEQAIQLAGEARDPQRDVSRAVIVAMAVGTALYLLLQIAFIAALNPDAVTHSWDNPVGKGNFGPYATLATVVGAGWLATILYVDAVISPAGTGLVYMAGAARLSYAMGRERVLPKPLTQVGRSRVPVVSILLAFVVGEIAFLPFPSWQALVSVVTSAAAIMYAFAPVALHALRVQDGGRNRPYRLPVGSVLAPAGFVFANLIFYWSGYEADWKLGVAALLGFIVLALTRRGIPAAERSGLRAKSAAWVWPWLGGMILIGRFGRYGGTRALPAWWDLIIVIVFSLAVFYTAVRLAMPPEAVDAAVQHEEEGESVPPPAPSSS, encoded by the coding sequence GTGACCAGCCCATCCACAGCGGGGAGTGACAGCGCCACCGGAACCCGCCACCTCCACCGGGCGGTCGGGTTCTGGGGGCTGATGTTCATCTCCCTGGGATCGATCATCGGCTCCGGCTGGCTGCTCGGCGCCCTGACCACCGCCGTCATCGCCGGACCGGCATCGCTGATCTCCTGGGTCCTCGCGTCCACGATGCTCGCCGTGCTCGCGCTGGCCCACGCGGAACTGGGCGCCACCTACCCGATCGCGGGCGGCACCGCCCGGTTCCCCTTCTTCGCCTTCGGCCCCCTGGTCGGCTTCACCGCGGGCTGGATGTCCTGGCTGCGCTCGGTCCTGATCTCACCGATCGAGGTCGAGGCCACGCTCTCGTACATGGACCGCATCGGCTGGGTCCACGACCGGGTGCACGTCCTGCACCCCAACGGCACCCTCACCGCGGCCGGCCTGCTGATCGCCAGCGTCTTCATGCTGATCTTCACGCTCATCAACGTCCTCGGCGTACGCCTGCTGTCCGGGATCAACTCGGTCACCGCGGTGGTGAAGACGGCCGTACCGCTGCTGACCGTGGTGGTCTTGATGACCCTGTCCTTCCACGGCTCGAACTTCACCGCGGGCGGCGGCTTCGCACCGCACGGTGCGCACGGCGTCTTCGCCGCCCTGCCCGCCGGTGTGGTGTTCGCGCTGCTGGGCTTCGAACAGGCCATCCAGCTGGCCGGTGAGGCGCGCGACCCGCAGCGCGATGTCTCCCGGGCGGTGATCGTGGCCATGGCGGTCGGTACCGCGCTCTACCTCCTGCTGCAGATCGCCTTCATCGCCGCCCTGAACCCCGACGCCGTGACCCACAGCTGGGACAACCCCGTGGGCAAGGGCAACTTCGGCCCCTACGCCACGCTCGCCACCGTCGTCGGCGCCGGCTGGCTGGCGACCATCCTCTACGTCGATGCCGTCATCTCCCCGGCGGGCACCGGCCTGGTCTACATGGCCGGCGCCGCGCGTCTCTCCTACGCCATGGGACGCGAGCGGGTCCTGCCCAAACCCCTCACCCAGGTCGGCCGCAGCCGGGTGCCGGTCGTCTCGATCCTCCTCGCCTTCGTGGTCGGCGAGATCGCGTTCCTTCCCTTCCCCAGCTGGCAGGCGCTGGTGAGCGTGGTCACCTCGGCGGCGGCGATCATGTACGCCTTCGCCCCGGTGGCGCTGCACGCCCTCCGCGTACAGGACGGCGGCCGGAACCGCCCCTACCGGCTCCCCGTCGGCTCCGTACTGGCCCCCGCCGGCTTCGTCTTCGCCAACCTGATCTTCTACTGGTCCGGCTACGAGGCGGACTGGAAGCTCGGTGTCGCCGCCCTGCTCGGCTTCATCGTCCTGGCGCTCACCCGCCGCGGCATCCCCGCCGCCGAACGCAGCGGGCTGCGGGCAAAATCGGCCGCCTGGGTGTGGCCCTGGCTCGGCGGCATGATCCTCATCGGCCGCTTCGGCCGCTACGGCGGCACCCGCGCACTCCCCGCCTGGTGGGACCTGATCATCGTGATCGTCTTCAGCCTCGCCGTCTTCTACACCGCCGTACGCCTGGCCATGCCCCCCGAAGCGGTGGACGCCGCCGTCCAGCACGAGGAAGAGGGCGAATCGGTACCACCACCCGCCCCCTCATCGAGCTGA
- a CDS encoding toll/interleukin-1 receptor domain-containing protein has translation MKHLSPMQDEASQIFINYRREGGAYAAALLDELLSNHFGEGQVFRAARSIAPGSDYSESILEAAAGCGVMLVIVDDGWLGKFSSGSREPALRQDWVVREIGEAFKSERRVIPVLLSGVKRLEESCLPEPLVRVARLQYLRFDYRNIRQDIGFMIEQLIRVTGRMD, from the coding sequence GTGAAGCATTTGAGCCCAATGCAGGATGAAGCGTCTCAAATATTCATCAACTACCGCAGGGAGGGTGGAGCTTACGCCGCAGCCCTGCTGGATGAGCTGCTATCGAATCACTTTGGAGAGGGTCAAGTTTTCCGTGCTGCTAGATCCATAGCGCCGGGATCGGACTACTCGGAGTCCATCCTCGAAGCTGCGGCTGGCTGTGGGGTAATGCTCGTGATTGTGGACGACGGATGGTTGGGGAAATTCAGCTCCGGATCTCGCGAGCCTGCACTTCGACAAGACTGGGTAGTACGGGAGATTGGGGAAGCGTTCAAGAGTGAACGTAGAGTGATTCCCGTACTGCTGTCTGGCGTCAAGCGGCTGGAAGAAAGTTGCCTGCCGGAACCCTTGGTCCGTGTAGCACGGCTGCAATACCTTCGATTCGACTATCGAAACATTCGGCAGGATATCGGCTTTATGATTGAACAACTCATCAGGGTGACGGGTCGTATGGATTAG
- a CDS encoding DUF3307 domain-containing protein, with translation MHAATFAAVFIALYVAHSVGDHWVQSSHQSSHKGRPGWVGRLADARHVATLTLTKLAVLIPAAALLGLHLSVLGTVAGLGIDAVTHWWADRRSTLAWLAKVTGKGEFYRLGAPRAGHDDNPHIGTGAYALDQSFHHLWLLIAALVIVTV, from the coding sequence GTGCACGCTGCCACCTTCGCCGCCGTCTTCATCGCCCTGTACGTCGCCCACAGCGTCGGCGACCACTGGGTGCAGAGCTCTCACCAGTCCTCGCACAAGGGCCGTCCCGGCTGGGTCGGCCGACTCGCGGACGCACGCCACGTCGCCACCCTGACGCTCACCAAGCTCGCCGTCCTCATCCCGGCCGCCGCGCTTCTGGGGCTGCATCTGTCGGTGCTCGGCACCGTCGCCGGGCTTGGCATCGACGCCGTCACGCACTGGTGGGCCGACCGCCGCAGCACGCTCGCGTGGCTGGCCAAGGTGACCGGCAAGGGCGAGTTCTACCGGCTCGGTGCCCCGCGCGCCGGCCACGACGACAACCCGCACATCGGCACCGGTGCGTATGCGCTTGACCAGTCCTTCCACCACCTGTGGCTGCTGATCGCCGCGCTGGTCATCGTCACCGTCTGA
- a CDS encoding helix-turn-helix domain-containing protein: protein MLDEMVFRTEALPAADRFDYWVELLGRTHAPMELRSDHTDDFRATQRVLDLGEVTVWSATYQPLVFRRTPKLIRQSDPEAYHLSLVVEGTGTGEWRHRETEYKPHDLFVTSTSLPNDIRSTTGPVTLLALETPKDLLPLPRDMAPRIVGAPVSARDGMGALLARFLTQLTADTTAYQPSDGPRLGTVLNDLVAALFAHLLEAGDCLPPETRRQALTLRIQAFIREHLHDPHLTPATIAAAHHISTSYLHRLFRDEEATVAAWIRGLRLEAARRNLTDPALHALPLHAIAARWGFPRATDFSRAYRAAYGTTPKDHRHQALHGHE, encoded by the coding sequence TTGTTGGACGAGATGGTGTTCCGGACCGAGGCTCTGCCTGCGGCGGACCGGTTCGACTACTGGGTCGAGCTGCTGGGCCGCACGCACGCTCCCATGGAGCTGCGCAGCGACCACACCGACGACTTCCGCGCTACCCAACGCGTGCTGGACCTCGGTGAGGTCACCGTGTGGTCCGCCACCTACCAGCCCCTGGTCTTCCGGCGCACACCGAAGTTGATCCGGCAGTCCGACCCGGAGGCCTACCATCTCTCCCTCGTCGTAGAGGGGACCGGGACAGGCGAGTGGAGGCACCGGGAAACCGAGTACAAGCCGCACGACCTGTTCGTCACCTCCACCTCACTGCCGAACGACATCCGCAGCACCACGGGCCCGGTCACGCTCCTCGCGCTGGAGACTCCGAAGGACCTGCTGCCGCTGCCACGCGACATGGCACCACGGATAGTCGGGGCGCCGGTGTCGGCCCGGGACGGTATGGGTGCCCTCCTGGCACGGTTTCTCACCCAGCTGACCGCGGACACGACCGCGTACCAGCCCTCCGACGGCCCCCGGCTGGGCACGGTCCTGAACGATCTGGTCGCCGCGCTCTTCGCCCACCTGCTCGAAGCCGGCGACTGTCTCCCCCCGGAGACCCGCCGACAGGCCCTCACCTTGCGCATCCAGGCGTTCATCCGGGAGCACCTGCACGACCCGCACCTCACTCCGGCCACCATCGCCGCCGCGCACCACATCTCCACCAGCTACCTGCACCGCCTCTTCCGGGACGAAGAAGCCACCGTCGCCGCCTGGATCCGCGGCCTGCGCCTGGAGGCGGCCCGCCGCAACCTCACCGACCCGGCGCTCCACGCCCTCCCCCTCCACGCCATCGCCGCCCGCTGGGGGTTCCCCCGCGCAACCGACTTCAGCCGCGCCTACCGCGCCGCCTACGGCACCACACCCAAGGATCACCGGCATCAGGCCCTCCACGGCCACGAGTGA
- a CDS encoding DNA cytosine methyltransferase, with protein MPYPDAAARPLTVAGLFAGIGGVELGLQAAGMQTKLLCEWWEPAQAVLAHRFPGVPLHDDIQTLASLPDVDVVTAGFPCTDLSQAGRTAGIHGEASGMVKHLIKLLDDASPRWVVIENVRNMLALDRGTAMEYLVSEFERLGYTWAYRLVDSRFTGVPQRRHRVIFVASRTEDPRAVLFSDDAGERPESEYREDAFGFYWTEGNTGLGWAQDALPTLKGGSGLGIPSSPAMWIPGAEAGRAILTPRIEDAEALQGFPRGWTEAALQKAKPGVRWKLVGNAVTVGVSDWLGRRLLEPGKYDETGQIILPKGMRWPTAAWGDANERWSAPLSLWPERSRYQHLLDIVDVGEAAPLSLRATAGFHGRLLKSRLRYQEAFSEDLKRHADRMAGPVPVS; from the coding sequence ATGCCGTATCCCGACGCTGCCGCTCGACCGCTGACTGTTGCAGGGCTGTTCGCCGGCATCGGCGGTGTTGAGCTCGGGCTGCAGGCGGCGGGTATGCAGACCAAGCTGCTCTGCGAGTGGTGGGAGCCTGCGCAGGCAGTCCTCGCCCACCGCTTCCCGGGTGTTCCACTTCATGACGACATCCAGACCCTGGCATCCCTGCCGGATGTGGACGTGGTCACGGCTGGCTTCCCGTGCACCGATTTGTCACAGGCGGGCCGCACGGCCGGCATCCATGGTGAAGCGTCCGGGATGGTCAAGCACCTCATCAAGCTCCTCGATGACGCTTCCCCGCGGTGGGTGGTCATCGAGAACGTTCGAAACATGCTGGCATTGGATCGCGGTACTGCCATGGAGTACCTGGTCAGCGAGTTCGAGCGGCTCGGTTACACCTGGGCATACCGGCTAGTCGACTCGCGTTTCACCGGCGTGCCCCAGCGCCGCCACCGAGTCATCTTCGTCGCCTCGCGCACCGAAGACCCCCGCGCCGTACTGTTCTCAGACGATGCCGGGGAACGCCCCGAGAGTGAGTACCGGGAAGACGCCTTCGGCTTCTACTGGACAGAGGGCAACACGGGCCTCGGGTGGGCACAGGACGCCCTACCCACTCTTAAGGGCGGCTCCGGGCTGGGAATCCCGTCGTCCCCAGCCATGTGGATCCCAGGAGCCGAGGCTGGACGAGCCATTTTGACGCCACGGATCGAAGACGCCGAAGCGCTTCAGGGCTTCCCCCGGGGCTGGACCGAGGCTGCTCTCCAGAAGGCCAAGCCCGGGGTCAGGTGGAAGTTGGTGGGCAACGCCGTCACCGTCGGCGTATCCGACTGGTTGGGGCGGCGGCTCCTCGAGCCGGGCAAGTATGACGAGACCGGCCAGATCATCCTTCCCAAAGGCATGCGCTGGCCGACAGCAGCTTGGGGAGATGCGAACGAACGTTGGAGTGCGCCCTTGAGCTTGTGGCCAGAGCGGAGCCGTTACCAGCATCTCCTCGACATTGTCGATGTCGGAGAGGCGGCCCCTCTGAGCCTCCGCGCGACAGCGGGCTTTCATGGACGACTTCTCAAGAGCCGGCTGCGCTACCAGGAAGCATTCTCCGAGGACCTGAAGCGGCATGCCGATCGGATGGCCGGACCGGTTCCGGTCTCGTAG
- a CDS encoding Shedu anti-phage system protein SduA domain-containing protein: protein MTSEENLAELWRLLDTNHEAPSSHKYDGARKFVGGLVNVAAARVYITYISKAGNLSVRASQSTGALKSDVVIALVKLRTEDAATHRAARSFVERTGKPVFLLQRETEESSKWHPMGGYVLSIDPRGQELLTQLEKLFAAPAHQTIPMSEDFAAVNAVRYLEGLGITGSVMGSALSGWHDLTNMLASAAQSPVGLSAAEAAVVTQRRKLIAELKAMIADRSTTERELHKKIQGHYWIFGGRYTGVSERNSLIPMDEYDIPLFCTDGSIHIVELKGSYITKLVERQRSHLIPGKEVHQAVGQAMNYLLDLDELGASMATFYKRNGIEYDLSRARATVVIGNPDFVSIPADTKLKLGPVDRQMIDQAIRTYNGLISRIDVVTWADLLDAAERSLKFEEESAAVTSHERPQVPPQAQGDATGSEETIF, encoded by the coding sequence ATGACTTCTGAGGAGAATCTGGCGGAGCTTTGGCGGCTTCTGGACACCAACCACGAAGCTCCATCTTCCCATAAATACGATGGCGCGCGAAAATTCGTGGGCGGCTTGGTCAACGTAGCCGCAGCTAGGGTCTATATCACCTATATCAGCAAGGCGGGGAACCTGAGCGTCCGCGCCTCGCAGTCGACCGGCGCACTGAAATCCGACGTTGTCATTGCTCTGGTCAAACTGCGCACCGAGGATGCTGCGACCCATAGGGCAGCACGAAGCTTCGTGGAGCGGACTGGCAAGCCGGTATTTCTACTTCAGAGGGAAACCGAGGAAAGCTCCAAATGGCACCCGATGGGTGGCTACGTTCTGTCGATTGATCCTCGCGGGCAGGAACTGCTGACCCAGCTCGAAAAGCTCTTCGCCGCTCCTGCTCACCAGACGATCCCGATGAGCGAGGATTTCGCAGCCGTTAATGCCGTTCGGTATCTTGAGGGGCTTGGCATTACGGGGTCGGTTATGGGATCTGCCCTTTCGGGGTGGCACGACCTTACGAACATGCTCGCTAGCGCCGCCCAAAGTCCAGTCGGCCTTTCTGCGGCCGAGGCTGCCGTTGTCACACAGAGGCGCAAGCTCATTGCAGAGCTGAAGGCCATGATCGCGGACCGGAGTACGACCGAGCGAGAACTGCACAAAAAGATCCAGGGTCACTATTGGATTTTTGGCGGCAGGTACACGGGAGTCTCCGAGAGGAACTCCCTCATTCCCATGGATGAGTACGACATTCCGCTATTCTGTACGGACGGATCGATCCATATTGTTGAGCTTAAGGGGTCGTACATCACGAAACTAGTGGAACGTCAACGGTCTCACTTGATTCCGGGGAAAGAAGTGCATCAGGCGGTGGGGCAGGCCATGAATTATTTGCTCGACCTAGATGAGCTTGGTGCCTCAATGGCAACTTTCTACAAGCGCAACGGGATTGAGTATGATCTGTCTCGCGCCCGAGCGACAGTGGTGATCGGTAATCCCGACTTCGTGAGCATTCCAGCCGACACGAAACTGAAGTTGGGGCCAGTAGACAGGCAAATGATCGACCAAGCTATCAGGACTTACAATGGCCTGATCAGCCGCATTGACGTTGTCACTTGGGCCGATCTCCTGGACGCCGCAGAGCGGTCACTCAAGTTCGAGGAAGAGAGCGCTGCCGTGACCTCGCACGAACGTCCCCAAGTGCCGCCTCAGGCGCAGGGAGACGCAACAGGGTCCGAAGAGACAATTTTCTGA
- a CDS encoding GntR family transcriptional regulator, whose amino-acid sequence MTFTPEPLDPDDDRPPYEQVASSLGAAIRTRKLSPGDKLPSHKTLTELYGFARATIQRALRDLEDEGLVVSRKGSGVYVRNRTERPAGLRPYVEQAFASTNVSIDFAGFSSETLHSALQEPIDKIRVGRLTPSSINIRILVPDMSVPHAAPVRREDGADDPRLRRRMHDMMVGFTRSITNSIHELSVLGLVAETNVSVRVHSGTQLFKLYVINQEDAFFGYYPIRPNKVVAEGEVIEIYDLVGADATLFHYSVNEGESSSGAQQVEQALMWFDSVWNTIGRDLGPDGK is encoded by the coding sequence ATGACCTTCACGCCGGAACCCCTGGACCCGGACGACGACCGGCCGCCGTATGAGCAGGTGGCGAGCAGTCTTGGCGCCGCCATTCGGACGAGGAAGCTAAGCCCCGGCGACAAGCTCCCGTCGCACAAAACCCTGACTGAGCTGTACGGGTTCGCCCGCGCCACGATCCAGCGGGCGCTCCGGGACCTGGAAGATGAGGGCCTTGTCGTATCCCGGAAGGGCAGCGGCGTGTACGTCCGCAACCGCACCGAGCGGCCGGCTGGTCTCCGCCCGTACGTGGAGCAGGCATTTGCCAGTACGAACGTCTCGATTGACTTCGCCGGGTTCTCCAGCGAGACCCTGCACAGCGCTCTTCAGGAGCCCATCGACAAGATCCGCGTCGGCCGGCTAACCCCGTCGAGCATCAACATCCGCATCCTGGTGCCGGACATGTCGGTACCCCATGCCGCGCCCGTGCGTCGCGAGGACGGGGCGGACGACCCGCGCCTTCGCCGTCGAATGCACGACATGATGGTCGGCTTCACCCGCAGCATCACCAACTCCATCCACGAACTAAGCGTTCTCGGGCTGGTGGCGGAGACCAACGTGAGCGTGCGGGTCCACAGCGGGACACAGCTCTTCAAGCTGTACGTGATCAACCAGGAAGACGCATTCTTCGGGTACTACCCCATCCGCCCCAACAAGGTGGTCGCAGAGGGGGAGGTCATCGAGATCTACGACCTCGTGGGGGCGGATGCCACGCTGTTCCACTACTCCGTGAACGAAGGCGAGTCGTCGAGCGGGGCTCAGCAGGTCGAGCAGGCCCTCATGTGGTTCGACAGCGTTTGGAACACCATCGGAAGGGATCTCGGCCCTGATGGGAAGTAG